The Bradyrhizobium sp. WBAH42 genome includes a window with the following:
- a CDS encoding alpha/beta hydrolase, with the protein MTIVKWTVILLGAVYLAGLVVLYLRQREMLFPIPPVGRTAPDAAGLPEAEEHVLTTSDGEKVIVWHVPAKPGRPVILYFPGNGDFLAGPVGRFKAMTADGTGLVALSYRGYAGSSGAPSEEGLLRDAAAAYAFTTARYAAERIVAWGFSLGTGVAVALASEQRIGKLILEAPYTSTADIAASSFRFVPVRLLMRDPFPSDERISRVTVPLLVMHGTNDLVISIIFGERLFALAREPKRFVRMEGGGHDNLDQYGAIETARGFIGD; encoded by the coding sequence ATCACCATCGTCAAATGGACCGTCATCCTGCTCGGGGCCGTCTATCTTGCCGGTCTCGTCGTGCTGTATCTCCGCCAGCGCGAGATGCTGTTTCCGATCCCGCCCGTCGGTCGCACCGCACCCGATGCTGCGGGCCTTCCCGAGGCGGAAGAGCATGTCCTGACTACCTCGGACGGCGAGAAGGTCATCGTCTGGCACGTGCCGGCGAAACCCGGTCGTCCCGTGATCCTGTATTTTCCAGGCAATGGTGATTTTCTCGCCGGTCCTGTCGGCCGCTTCAAGGCGATGACCGCAGACGGTACCGGCCTCGTCGCGCTGTCCTATCGCGGCTATGCCGGCTCCAGCGGCGCGCCCAGCGAGGAGGGCCTGTTGCGCGATGCCGCGGCCGCCTACGCCTTCACGACCGCGCGCTACGCGGCGGAACGAATCGTCGCCTGGGGCTTTTCGCTCGGGACCGGCGTGGCGGTCGCGCTCGCCTCGGAGCAGCGCATTGGAAAGCTCATCCTGGAAGCCCCCTATACGTCGACGGCCGACATTGCAGCTTCGTCGTTCCGGTTCGTGCCGGTGCGCCTGCTGATGCGCGACCCGTTTCCCTCCGACGAGCGCATCTCGCGCGTCACGGTGCCGCTCCTGGTGATGCATGGCACCAATGACCTTGTCATTTCGATCATCTTCGGAGAGCGTCTGTTCGCACTCGCCCGCGAGCCCAAGCGGTTCGTTCGCATGGAGGGCGGCGGGCACGACAATCTCGATCAATATGGCGCGATCGAAACGGCGAGAGGCTTCATTGGCGACTGA
- a CDS encoding NAD(P)(+) transhydrogenase (Re/Si-specific) subunit beta, with the protein MSANLSAFLYLVAGVLFILSLRGLSSPASSRQGNLFGMIGMAIAVATTLANHPPADGLAWVLVIVGIAIGAAIGAVIARRVPMTSMPELVAAFHSLVGMAAVLVAAGAFYAPEAFDIGTPGNIHTQSLVEMSLGVAIGALTFTGSVIAFLKLSARMSGAPIILPARHVINIALAVALVACIVGLVVTGSPVFFWLNVILALLLGVLMIIPIGGADMPVVISMLNSYSGWAAAGIGFTLGNSALIITGALVGSSGAILSYIMCHAMNRSFISVILGGFGGETAAAGGGTGEQKPAKLGSADDAAFIMKNASKVIIVPGYGMAVAQAQHALREMADILKKEGVEVKYAIHPVAGRMPGHMNVLLAEANVPYDEVFELEDINSEFAQADIAFVIGANDVTNPAAEEDKSSPIYGMPVLQVWKAGTVMFIKRSLASGYAGIDNPLFYRDNTMMLLGDAKKVTENIVKAM; encoded by the coding sequence ATGAGCGCCAACCTCTCTGCATTTCTGTATCTCGTGGCGGGAGTGCTGTTCATCCTGTCGCTGCGTGGGCTATCCAGCCCGGCTTCGTCGCGCCAGGGCAATCTGTTCGGCATGATCGGCATGGCGATCGCGGTCGCCACCACGCTTGCCAACCATCCGCCGGCTGACGGTCTCGCGTGGGTGCTGGTGATCGTCGGCATCGCGATTGGCGCCGCGATCGGCGCGGTGATCGCGCGGCGCGTGCCCATGACGTCGATGCCGGAGCTCGTCGCGGCCTTCCACTCGCTGGTCGGCATGGCCGCGGTGCTGGTCGCCGCCGGCGCGTTCTATGCGCCCGAGGCGTTCGACATCGGCACGCCGGGCAATATTCACACTCAGAGCCTGGTCGAAATGTCGCTCGGCGTCGCCATCGGCGCGCTGACCTTCACCGGCTCGGTGATCGCCTTCCTCAAGCTTTCGGCGCGGATGAGCGGCGCTCCGATCATCCTGCCGGCCCGCCACGTGATCAACATCGCGCTCGCGGTGGCGCTGGTCGCCTGCATCGTCGGTCTCGTCGTCACCGGCAGCCCCGTGTTCTTCTGGCTGAACGTCATCCTGGCGCTTCTGCTCGGCGTGCTCATGATCATCCCGATCGGCGGCGCCGACATGCCGGTCGTGATCTCGATGCTGAACTCCTATTCGGGGTGGGCCGCGGCCGGCATCGGCTTCACGCTCGGCAATTCCGCGCTGATCATTACCGGCGCGCTGGTCGGCTCCTCAGGCGCGATCCTGTCCTACATCATGTGCCACGCGATGAACCGGTCCTTCATCTCGGTCATCCTCGGCGGCTTCGGCGGTGAGACCGCTGCGGCCGGCGGCGGTACGGGCGAGCAGAAGCCCGCCAAGCTCGGCTCGGCCGACGATGCGGCCTTCATCATGAAGAACGCCTCCAAGGTCATCATCGTGCCCGGCTACGGCATGGCGGTGGCGCAGGCCCAGCACGCGCTGCGCGAGATGGCCGACATCCTGAAGAAGGAAGGCGTCGAGGTGAAGTACGCCATTCACCCCGTCGCCGGCCGCATGCCCGGCCACATGAACGTGTTGCTCGCCGAAGCCAACGTTCCCTATGACGAGGTGTTCGAGCTCGAAGACATCAACTCCGAATTCGCGCAGGCCGACATCGCCTTCGTGATCGGCGCCAACGACGTCACCAACCCGGCCGCAGAAGAGGACAAGTCCTCGCCGATCTACGGCATGCCGGTGCTCCAGGTCTGGAAGGCCGGCACGGTGATGTTCATCAAGCGCTCGCTGGCTTCGGGCTATGCCGGTATCGACAATCCGCTGTTCTACCGCGACAACACGATGATGCTGCTCGGCGACGCCAAGAAGGTCACCGAGAACATCGTCAAGGCGATGTAG
- a CDS encoding tetratricopeptide repeat protein — protein sequence MASPFPQRGFARRRRIWQPPLAVALTGIALCGCSFDLGSLMPEKDKPQEAPKAATPAESAVSAGNVTEAQAHTAKAQSLAKSGETTAALDEFNRAVGLDPYNAQALYGRALIYQGNNQHDFAIADFSAASGLNPQKAEPLLGRATSYLALGKVKEAAADLDEASEADPHNAQVWTARGQAYERLGDKAKAAASYTRAVALRPRDEPARSGLARVGG from the coding sequence ATGGCCTCCCCTTTCCCTCAGCGCGGCTTTGCGCGACGGCGTCGGATCTGGCAGCCGCCGCTCGCGGTGGCGTTGACGGGAATCGCGCTGTGCGGCTGCTCGTTCGATCTGGGATCGCTGATGCCGGAGAAGGACAAGCCGCAGGAAGCGCCCAAGGCCGCCACGCCGGCCGAGAGCGCGGTAAGCGCCGGCAACGTCACCGAAGCCCAGGCCCATACCGCGAAGGCCCAGTCCCTGGCGAAGTCAGGCGAGACCACGGCAGCGCTCGACGAGTTCAACCGCGCGGTCGGCCTCGATCCCTATAATGCGCAGGCGCTCTATGGCCGCGCCCTGATCTACCAGGGCAACAACCAGCACGACTTCGCGATCGCCGATTTCAGCGCGGCCAGTGGCCTCAACCCGCAAAAGGCCGAGCCGCTGCTCGGCCGCGCCACCAGCTATCTCGCGCTCGGCAAGGTCAAGGAGGCCGCAGCCGATCTCGATGAAGCCTCCGAGGCGGATCCGCACAATGCCCAGGTCTGGACCGCGCGCGGTCAGGCCTATGAGCGGCTGGGTGACAAGGCCAAGGCGGCGGCGTCCTACACCAGGGCGGTCGCGCTTCGTCCACGCGACGAACCCGCCCGCAGCGGTCTCGCCCGCGTCGGCGGCTGA
- a CDS encoding cupin domain-containing protein translates to MLAAKSDVQIDNEEVRVTEWRLAPGSATGHHTHGMDYVIVPVAAGEMTIVAPNGERSKAQLSAGKSYFRKAGVQHDVLNETSTEIVFLEIELKR, encoded by the coding sequence GTGCTTGCCGCCAAGTCCGACGTCCAGATCGACAACGAAGAGGTCCGGGTGACCGAATGGCGGCTTGCCCCCGGCAGCGCCACCGGCCATCACACCCATGGGATGGACTATGTGATCGTTCCGGTCGCCGCCGGCGAGATGACCATCGTGGCGCCCAATGGCGAACGGTCCAAGGCGCAGCTTTCCGCCGGCAAATCCTATTTCCGCAAGGCCGGCGTCCAGCATGACGTACTTAACGAAACCTCAACTGAGATCGTGTTCCTTGAAATTGAGCTGAAACGCTAG
- a CDS encoding proton-translocating transhydrogenase family protein — MEHAAQVVDPFIFRLSIFVLAVFVGYFVVWSVTPALHTPLMSVTNAISSVIVVGALLAGGVANVSSGSGWARAFGFVALIFACINIFGGFLVTQRMLAMYKKKSK, encoded by the coding sequence ATGGAGCACGCTGCACAGGTCGTCGACCCCTTCATCTTCCGGCTGTCGATCTTCGTCCTCGCCGTCTTCGTCGGCTATTTCGTGGTGTGGTCGGTGACACCCGCGCTGCACACGCCGCTGATGAGCGTGACCAACGCGATCTCCTCGGTGATCGTGGTCGGTGCGCTGCTTGCCGGCGGCGTCGCCAATGTTTCGAGCGGCTCCGGCTGGGCGCGCGCCTTCGGCTTCGTCGCGCTGATCTTTGCCTGCATCAACATCTTCGGCGGCTTCCTTGTCACCCAGCGCATGCTGGCGATGTACAAGAAGAAGTCGAAGTGA
- a CDS encoding M3 family oligoendopeptidase, which translates to MNSRSKSASNKPALKKTALKKSAFSKPALRKPSTKQSVAKARPSKAASKTGKLPEWNLADLYSGIDAPEVARDLEKMDADCVAFETDYKGKLATGTANEDGGKWLAEAVRRYEAIDDLAGRLGSYAGLVHAGDSVDPAISKFYGDVSERLTAASTHLLFFALELNRIDDDILNRAMRAAELAHYRPWIEDLRKEKPYQLDDKLEQLFLEKAQTGYSAFNRLFDQTISSLRFKLGTKELAIEPTLNLLQDRDGSKRKSAAEALAKTFKANERTFALITNTLAKDKDISDRWRGFKDVADSRHLNNRVEREVVDALVASVRAAYPKLSHRYYALKAKWFGKKRLAYWDRNAPLPFAATDVIAWPEARSMVLTAYRGFSPKMADIAERFFTDRWIDAPVRPGKVPGAFSHPTTPSAHPYVLMNYQGKPRDVMTLAHELGHGVHQVLAAKNGALMAPTPLTLAETASVFGEMLTFKRLLAQTKNAKQRQALLAGKVEDMINTVVRQIAFYSFERAVHTERKNGELTATRLGEIWLSVQGESLGPAIEIKAGYENYWMYIPHFIHSPFYVYAYAFGDCLVNSLYAVYENAAEGFAERYLDMLAAGGTKHYSELLRPFGLDAKDPKFWDRGLSVIAGMIDELEAMG; encoded by the coding sequence ATGAATTCGCGCTCCAAGTCTGCCTCGAACAAGCCCGCTCTTAAGAAGACCGCTCTCAAGAAGTCCGCTTTCAGCAAGCCCGCTCTCCGTAAGCCAAGCACCAAACAATCCGTCGCCAAGGCAAGACCCTCCAAAGCTGCGAGCAAGACCGGCAAGCTTCCCGAGTGGAACCTGGCCGACCTCTACTCCGGGATCGACGCGCCGGAAGTGGCGCGCGATCTCGAAAAGATGGATGCCGACTGCGTCGCCTTCGAGACGGACTACAAGGGCAAGCTGGCGACAGGGACAGCAAACGAAGATGGCGGAAAATGGCTCGCCGAAGCGGTGCGACGCTATGAGGCGATCGACGATCTCGCCGGCCGTCTCGGCTCCTATGCCGGCCTCGTCCATGCCGGCGACAGCGTGGACCCTGCGATTTCAAAGTTTTACGGCGATGTGTCCGAACGGCTGACGGCTGCGTCCACGCATCTGTTGTTCTTCGCGCTCGAGCTCAACCGGATCGATGACGATATTTTGAATCGCGCGATGCGGGCCGCCGAGCTCGCGCACTACCGTCCCTGGATCGAGGATCTGCGCAAGGAGAAGCCGTATCAGCTCGACGACAAGCTCGAGCAGCTTTTCCTGGAGAAGGCGCAAACCGGCTATTCGGCCTTCAACCGTCTGTTCGACCAGACCATCTCCAGCCTGCGCTTCAAGCTCGGCACCAAGGAGCTCGCGATCGAGCCGACGCTCAACCTGTTGCAAGACCGCGACGGCTCCAAGCGCAAGAGCGCGGCGGAGGCGCTGGCGAAGACCTTCAAGGCCAATGAGCGCACCTTTGCGCTGATCACCAACACGCTCGCCAAGGACAAGGACATCTCCGACCGCTGGCGCGGCTTCAAGGACGTTGCCGATTCCCGCCATCTGAACAATCGCGTCGAGCGCGAGGTCGTCGACGCGCTGGTCGCCTCGGTGCGCGCAGCCTATCCGAAGCTGTCGCATCGCTATTACGCATTGAAGGCGAAATGGTTCGGCAAGAAGCGGTTGGCCTATTGGGACCGCAACGCGCCGCTGCCCTTTGCGGCGACTGACGTCATCGCCTGGCCGGAAGCGCGCAGCATGGTGCTGACGGCCTATCGCGGCTTCTCGCCCAAAATGGCCGATATCGCCGAGCGCTTCTTCACCGACCGCTGGATCGACGCGCCGGTGCGGCCGGGCAAGGTGCCGGGGGCGTTCTCGCATCCGACCACGCCATCGGCTCATCCTTACGTGCTGATGAACTACCAGGGCAAGCCGCGCGACGTGATGACCCTCGCGCATGAGCTTGGCCATGGCGTCCATCAGGTGCTCGCGGCAAAGAACGGTGCGCTGATGGCGCCGACGCCGCTGACGCTGGCGGAGACCGCGAGCGTGTTTGGCGAAATGCTCACCTTCAAGCGACTGCTGGCCCAGACCAAGAACGCAAAGCAGCGCCAGGCGCTGCTCGCCGGCAAGGTCGAGGACATGATCAACACCGTGGTTCGGCAGATCGCGTTCTATTCCTTCGAGCGCGCGGTCCACACCGAGCGCAAGAACGGCGAGCTCACCGCGACGCGGCTCGGCGAGATCTGGCTGTCGGTGCAGGGCGAGAGCCTGGGGCCGGCGATCGAGATCAAGGCGGGCTACGAGAACTACTGGATGTACATCCCGCACTTCATCCACTCGCCGTTCTACGTCTACGCCTACGCATTCGGCGACTGTCTCGTGAACTCGCTCTATGCGGTCTACGAGAACGCGGCCGAGGGTTTCGCCGAGCGCTATCTCGACATGCTCGCCGCCGGCGGCACCAAGCACTATTCCGAGCTGCTGCGCCCGTTCGGGCTCGATGCGAAGGACCCGAAGTTCTGGGACCGCGGGCTCAGCGTCATCGCGGGGATGATCGACGAACTCGAGGCGATGGGCTGA
- a CDS encoding sodium:proton antiporter has protein sequence MARSKRREASLATDGLAQRYVPALAVSCLTFLPQNALAATGLDGAAMRWPHALPFAGLLLSIALGPLLLPKIWHHHYGKITAAWSLLALAALVVFAGGMAMLAALVHAILAEYLGFIVLLFALYVVAGGILITGDIKGTPAANVGILALGTLGASIVGTTGAAMILIRPLIRANRLRRHNAHVVIFFIILVANVGGALSPLGDPPLFVGFLHGVDFFWTTRTIWLQTALVAGLLLAIFAVIDVWRFRSEPPTDTGRGEPLRIRGLVNLVLIAAIVASLLASAMWRPGIAFDVLGTRLDLEDLVRNLALLAIAALSVWLTPDEHRQANGFTWEPIREVAKLFAGIFVAIIPVIAMLNAGHHGAFAWLLSAVTAPDGTPREVAYFWFTGLMSAFLDNAPTYLLFFELAGGDPQVLMHELSGTLASISMGAVYMGALTYIGNAPNFMVSSIARENGIEMPSFFGYLLRAGAVLIPLFLLLTFLPVAPILHWH, from the coding sequence ATGGCGCGATCGAAACGGCGAGAGGCTTCATTGGCGACTGACGGCTTGGCTCAACGTTACGTTCCCGCGCTCGCCGTCTCCTGCTTGACGTTTCTGCCGCAGAATGCGCTTGCCGCGACCGGGCTCGACGGCGCGGCGATGCGCTGGCCCCATGCGCTGCCCTTTGCCGGCTTGTTGCTGTCGATCGCACTGGGGCCGCTGCTGTTGCCGAAGATCTGGCATCACCATTACGGCAAGATCACAGCTGCCTGGTCGCTGCTGGCGCTCGCCGCGCTCGTCGTCTTCGCCGGCGGCATGGCGATGCTGGCGGCGCTGGTCCATGCCATCCTCGCCGAATATCTCGGCTTCATCGTGCTGCTGTTCGCGCTCTATGTCGTGGCCGGCGGCATTCTCATCACGGGCGACATCAAGGGCACGCCGGCGGCGAATGTCGGCATCCTCGCGCTCGGCACGTTGGGGGCGAGCATCGTCGGAACCACGGGTGCCGCGATGATCCTGATCCGCCCCTTGATCCGCGCCAATCGGCTGCGGCGCCACAACGCCCATGTCGTCATCTTCTTCATCATCCTGGTGGCCAATGTCGGCGGCGCGCTGAGCCCGCTCGGCGATCCCCCGCTCTTCGTCGGCTTCCTCCACGGTGTCGACTTCTTCTGGACCACGCGGACCATCTGGTTGCAGACCGCGCTGGTTGCCGGCCTGTTGCTCGCGATCTTCGCCGTCATCGACGTCTGGCGCTTTCGTAGCGAGCCTCCCACTGACACAGGCCGTGGCGAGCCGTTGCGCATCCGCGGCCTCGTCAATCTGGTGCTGATCGCAGCCATCGTCGCCAGCCTGCTCGCCTCGGCGATGTGGAGGCCCGGCATCGCGTTCGATGTTCTCGGCACCAGGCTGGACCTGGAGGACCTCGTTCGCAATCTGGCGCTGCTGGCCATCGCGGCGCTGTCGGTATGGCTGACGCCCGACGAGCACAGGCAGGCCAACGGCTTCACCTGGGAGCCGATCCGCGAGGTCGCAAAGCTGTTCGCGGGCATCTTCGTCGCCATCATCCCGGTCATTGCCATGCTCAATGCCGGCCATCACGGCGCGTTCGCCTGGCTGCTGTCGGCCGTGACGGCGCCGGACGGCACCCCGCGCGAGGTCGCCTATTTCTGGTTCACCGGACTGATGTCGGCTTTCCTCGACAATGCGCCGACTTATCTGTTGTTCTTCGAGCTCGCCGGCGGCGACCCGCAGGTGCTGATGCATGAGCTCTCGGGCACGCTCGCCTCGATCTCGATGGGAGCCGTCTACATGGGAGCGCTCACCTATATCGGCAACGCGCCGAACTTCATGGTGAGCAGCATCGCCCGCGAGAACGGCATCGAGATGCCGAGCTTCTTCGGTTATCTCCTGCGCGCGGGCGCCGTGCTGATCCCGCTGTTCCTGTTGCTGACGTTCCTGCCGGTCGCGCCGATCCTGCACTGGCATTGA
- a CDS encoding aa3-type cytochrome c oxidase subunit IV — protein sequence MADHSEVAYTTADGNDYVAHEQTYEGFIKLVKYGTASVALIVILMAIFLT from the coding sequence ATGGCTGATCATAGCGAAGTGGCGTACACCACTGCCGACGGCAACGACTACGTTGCCCACGAGCAGACCTATGAGGGTTTCATCAAACTGGTGAAATACGGCACGGCCTCGGTCGCGCTCATCGTGATCCTGATGGCGATCTTCCTCACCTGA
- a CDS encoding type II toxin-antitoxin system death-on-curing family toxin has translation MSDPQEPLWVTYEQAVAIHGRQLRRFGGAPGLRDEGMLRSALERPLNKRRYERAPMDELAAAYAFGLAKNHAFVDGNKRIAFMVMMVFLHKNGVAFSPDPAEATTIILSLAAGEVSEQSLTRWIRDNWNSK, from the coding sequence ATGAGCGATCCTCAGGAGCCGCTCTGGGTGACCTACGAGCAGGCTGTCGCAATTCACGGCCGCCAACTCCGGCGCTTCGGTGGTGCGCCGGGATTGCGCGACGAGGGCATGCTGCGCTCCGCGCTGGAGCGCCCGCTCAATAAACGGCGCTATGAACGGGCGCCGATGGACGAACTCGCTGCAGCCTATGCATTCGGCCTCGCGAAGAACCATGCATTCGTCGACGGAAACAAGCGCATCGCCTTCATGGTGATGATGGTCTTCCTTCATAAGAACGGCGTGGCCTTCAGTCCCGATCCTGCGGAGGCGACGACGATCATCCTCTCGCTCGCCGCCGGCGAAGTCAGCGAGCAGAGCCTGACGCGCTGGATTCGCGACAATTGGAATTCCAAATGA
- a CDS encoding calcium:proton antiporter, giving the protein MSAHDPMPRSAWVFPALAVLLFAAVSATGYVFTLSFGGLLFAIVLLVILFGTVFAAVHHAEVIAERVGEPYGTLVLTLSVTIIEVALITTIMLGDKPAPALARDTVFAVVMIVCNGLVGLCIFIGGLRYREQGFQLSGANVYLSVLFALATITLIMPNYTTTTPGPVYSAVQLGFVDVVTLALYAVFLYTQTVLHKDYFVHERADGEGGAAHVSAGALALTVVLLLVSLLAVVLLAKKFSLVVDAVGARIGAPPAFAGLLVALLILMPEGVAAVAAARRNDLQKSINLALGSSLATIGLTIPAVGVATYALDKELELGLSAQGSVLLLLTFFLSMLTFGTGRTNVLFGLVHMVVFAVYVFMVFVP; this is encoded by the coding sequence ATGAGCGCGCATGATCCGATGCCCCGGTCGGCCTGGGTCTTTCCGGCGCTGGCCGTGCTGTTGTTCGCGGCCGTCAGCGCGACGGGTTACGTGTTCACGCTGTCGTTTGGCGGACTGCTCTTCGCAATCGTCCTCCTGGTCATCCTGTTCGGCACGGTATTCGCTGCGGTTCATCATGCCGAGGTGATCGCGGAGCGGGTCGGCGAACCCTATGGCACGCTGGTGCTGACGCTGTCGGTGACCATCATCGAGGTCGCGCTGATCACCACGATCATGCTGGGCGACAAGCCTGCCCCGGCACTGGCCCGCGACACCGTGTTCGCCGTGGTCATGATCGTCTGCAACGGCCTGGTCGGGCTCTGCATCTTCATCGGCGGCCTGCGCTATCGCGAGCAGGGCTTTCAGCTCTCCGGCGCCAACGTCTATCTCAGCGTCCTGTTCGCGCTCGCGACCATCACGCTGATCATGCCGAACTACACCACCACCACGCCGGGGCCGGTCTATTCGGCGGTCCAGCTCGGCTTCGTCGACGTGGTCACGCTGGCGCTCTATGCGGTGTTTCTCTATACCCAGACCGTCCTGCACAAGGATTACTTCGTGCACGAACGTGCCGACGGCGAGGGCGGGGCGGCGCACGTGTCTGCAGGGGCACTCGCGCTCACGGTGGTGCTGCTCCTGGTCTCGCTTCTGGCGGTCGTGCTGCTCGCCAAGAAATTCTCGCTGGTGGTCGATGCCGTGGGCGCCAGGATCGGGGCGCCACCGGCCTTCGCCGGCCTTCTGGTCGCGCTGCTGATCCTGATGCCCGAGGGCGTTGCGGCCGTCGCGGCGGCGCGCAGGAACGACCTCCAGAAGAGCATCAATCTCGCCCTCGGCTCTTCGCTGGCGACCATCGGCCTGACCATTCCTGCCGTCGGCGTCGCGACCTATGCGCTCGACAAGGAGCTCGAGCTCGGCCTCAGCGCCCAGGGCAGCGTCCTTTTGCTGCTGACCTTCTTCCTGAGCATGCTGACCTTCGGCACGGGCAGGACCAACGTCCTGTTCGGCCTGGTGCATATGGTGGTATTTGCCGTCTACGTGTTCATGGTTTTCGTGCCCTAG
- a CDS encoding Re/Si-specific NAD(P)(+) transhydrogenase subunit alpha has protein sequence MKIAVAKEIDPSEPRVAASPDTVKKFKALGAEIAVEPGAGIKSGLPDSEFTAVGATVSADALKDADIIIKVKRPEASELAQYKRGALVIAIMDPYGNEAALKTIADAGVAAFAMELMPRITRAQVMDVLSSQANLAGYRAVIEGAEAFGRAFPMMMTAAGTVPAAKVFVMGVGVAGLQAIATARRLGAVVTATDVRPATKEQVESLGAKFLAVEDEEFKNAQTAGGYAKEMSKEYQAKQAALTAEHIKKQDIVITTALIPGRPAPKLVSADMVRSMKPGSVLVDLAVERGGNVEGAKAGEVIDLDGIKIVGYTNVAGRVAASASSLYARNLFSFIETMVDKNEKKLAVNWDDELVKATALTKDGAVIHPNFQPKA, from the coding sequence ATGAAGATCGCCGTTGCCAAGGAAATCGATCCGTCGGAGCCGCGCGTCGCCGCTTCGCCTGATACGGTGAAAAAATTCAAGGCGCTCGGCGCCGAGATCGCCGTCGAGCCGGGTGCCGGCATCAAGTCGGGCCTTCCGGATTCCGAATTCACCGCCGTGGGCGCCACCGTGAGCGCAGACGCGCTCAAGGACGCCGACATCATCATCAAGGTGAAGCGTCCCGAGGCATCCGAGCTTGCGCAGTACAAGCGCGGCGCCCTCGTCATCGCCATCATGGACCCTTACGGCAACGAGGCCGCGCTGAAGACGATCGCGGATGCGGGCGTCGCGGCCTTCGCGATGGAATTGATGCCGCGCATCACCCGCGCGCAGGTGATGGACGTGCTGTCCTCGCAGGCCAACCTCGCCGGCTACCGTGCCGTGATCGAGGGCGCCGAGGCCTTCGGCCGCGCCTTTCCGATGATGATGACCGCGGCCGGCACCGTACCCGCCGCCAAGGTGTTCGTGATGGGCGTCGGCGTCGCCGGCCTGCAGGCGATCGCGACCGCCCGCCGTCTCGGCGCCGTGGTGACCGCGACCGACGTCCGACCCGCAACCAAGGAACAGGTCGAGTCGCTCGGCGCAAAGTTCCTCGCCGTCGAGGACGAGGAGTTCAAGAACGCACAGACCGCCGGCGGCTACGCCAAGGAAATGTCCAAAGAGTACCAGGCCAAGCAGGCCGCGCTCACTGCCGAGCACATCAAGAAGCAGGACATCGTCATCACCACCGCGCTGATTCCGGGCCGGCCGGCGCCGAAGCTCGTCAGTGCCGACATGGTGAGATCGATGAAGCCCGGCTCGGTGCTGGTCGATCTCGCCGTCGAGCGCGGCGGCAATGTCGAGGGCGCCAAGGCCGGCGAGGTCATCGACCTCGATGGCATCAAGATCGTGGGCTACACCAACGTCGCCGGCCGCGTCGCAGCCTCGGCCTCCAGCCTCTATGCCCGCAATCTGTTCTCCTTCATCGAGACCATGGTCGACAAGAACGAGAAGAAGCTCGCCGTGAACTGGGACGACGAGCTCGTCAAGGCCACCGCGCTCACCAAGGACGGCGCCGTGATCCACCCGAACTTCCAGCCGAAGGCTTAA
- a CDS encoding AbrB family transcriptional regulator gives MKIEIKKIGNSDGLLLPRELMQRLDLKRGQQLHVVELPGGGFQLLPYDPDFERTMEIADEVMDKYRDTLAALAK, from the coding sequence ATGAAAATCGAGATCAAGAAGATTGGCAATTCCGATGGCCTGCTGCTGCCCCGTGAATTGATGCAGCGCCTCGATCTCAAGCGGGGGCAGCAATTGCACGTCGTGGAATTGCCTGGCGGTGGTTTTCAATTGCTGCCCTACGATCCCGACTTCGAGCGGACGATGGAAATCGCCGACGAGGTGATGGACAAGTATCGCGACACGCTCGCTGCTCTCGCAAAATAA
- the rpsU gene encoding 30S ribosomal protein S21, whose amino-acid sequence MQVLVRDNNVDQALKALKKKMQREGIFREMKLRGHYEKPSEKKAREKAEAVRRARKLARKKLQREGLLPMKPKPVFGAGPGGDRGGRGGPGAGPRGPR is encoded by the coding sequence GTGCAGGTTCTCGTTCGCGATAACAATGTTGATCAAGCCCTCAAGGCGCTGAAGAAGAAGATGCAGCGCGAGGGAATTTTCCGCGAGATGAAGCTCCGCGGTCATTACGAGAAGCCCTCCGAGAAGAAGGCCCGCGAAAAGGCCGAAGCCGTGCGCCGTGCGCGCAAGCTCGCCCGCAAGAAGCTGCAGCGCGAAGGCCTGCTGCCGATGAAGCCGAAGCCGGTGTTCGGCGCCGGCCCGGGCGGCGATCGCGGCGGTCGTGGCGGCCCCGGTGCAGGTCCGCGCGGACCGCGCTGA